In the Clostridium gelidum genome, TTCTCTTCCATATTATCCTCCTACATAAACTTCTTCATTTTAACTTATGATAGGATTATAAAATTAATACATAAAATCTTTATGCTTAACATATCTTTTTCAATCAAAATAGATATGCCTATAAATCAATTAACACTACACATTATGTATTATTAATTGGTTTATAGGAATAAGGCACAATCAAAAAAGAACTCAAGAAAATCTTGAGTTCTTTTGTTTATTTATTTAAATATTCTTTAACAATCTGGCTTACAAGTTTACCATCAGCTTTTCCTAATACCTTAGGTCTAACAGCTGACATAACTTTTCCCATATCCTTAATGCTATTTGCACCCACTTCTTCAGCTGATTCTTTTACTATTTGTTTTATTTCTTCTTCACCTAACTGCTGAGGAAGATATTCTAACAAAATCTTTATTTCAGCTTCACACTCGTCTACCAAATCTTGTCTATTCCCTTTTTCAAATTCAAGCATAGATTCTCTTCTTTGCTTAACTTCTTTAGCTAATATACTAATAACTTCATCCTCTTCAAGCTTCCTATTATCAGTTTTTTCAACTAATAATATTGCAGCTCTAGCTGTACTAATTACACTAGTTGTGAATCTATCTTTTGCTTTTAAAGCAGTTTTCCAATCATCCTGTAATCTATCTTTAATTGCTGTCATATTTCTACCTTCTTTCAAAAGGAATAATTACTATTTAATTTTTCTCTTTCTAGCAGCTTCTGATTTATGCTTTTTCTTAACGCTTGGTTTTTCATAATGTTCCCTCTTCTTAGCTTCAGAAATAATTCCAGCTGTAGCACATTTCTTCTTAAATCTTCTCAATGCACTTTCAATTGTTTCATTTTCTCCAATTTTAACCTCTGACATTTACTATCCCTCCCTCCGCTAGCTAATATTAACTCAGCTATGGGCTTAATAACACATGCTATATTATACAATAATCAAACAGATAATGTCAATAATTCAAGAAAAAAATTGTTCCCCATTTCTCCCCTAAATAATAGCTTTATTTTAACCTGGTGGCCACTTTAAACTTCGCCCTCCAATTACATGAAAATGAAGATGTTTTACAGTTTGACCTCCGTCTTCGCCACAATTATTGATAATTCTATATCCTGCATCAGCTATCTTAAGTTCTACTACTAGCTTATTGATAACCTTAAATATATGTGAAACAATATCAATATTATTATCATTTAAATCATTAGCACTTTCAATATGCTCTTTTGGTATTACTAAAAAATGAGTAGGTGCTTCCGGATTTATATCATAAAAAGCATATACTTTATCATCTTCATATACTTTTTCACTCGGAATTTCTCCTTTTGCAATTTTACAAAATAAACAGTCTCTCATAAATTTCACCTCCTTATTTAAATTATATCAAAATTTATATAATTTTTCCAGCAACACAATCTCCATTTGCTTCTTTTATAGAGCAAGGAATTATTTTGCCTATCATATCTTCATTACCATTAATTATTTCAACTTTTACATAATTTCTAGTATAACCTTCAAATACTCCTGGCTTTTTAGGAACTTCTTGTTCAACTAAAACATCTAATTCTCTTCCAACTAAAGATTCACTAAAATCGCCCTCATTTTTTGCATTTAATTCAATTAAAGTCTTACTTCGTTTATCCTTAACAGTACCATCTAATTGATGTGTCATATCTGCTGCTTTAGTACCTTTTCTTGGACTAAATTTGAATATATGAGTTTTAGTTAACTTAATTTTCTTTAAATATTCATATGTTTCATTAAATTCCTCATCAGTTTCTCCTGGAAAACCAACAATGACATCAGTTGTTATGGAAGCATCATTTAGATTTTTTCTTATTTTATTAACTGCATCTTCATATTCTTTAGCAGTATATCTTCTATTCATTCTTTTTAAAGTAGCATCACATCCACTTTGAAGTGATAAATGGAATTGTGGACATAGCTTTTTCATATTCTTCATCTTGTCTATTACTTCATCAGTAAAGAAAATTGGTTCAATAGAACCTATTCTTACTCTTTCTATACCATCCATCTTCTCAATTTCTTCTAATAAAGTTATTAAAGTTATATTTCCATCTAAATCAACACCATAAGAAGCTGTATGAATTCCAGATAATATTATCTCCTTAAATCCATGTTCACTTAACTTCTTTATTTCATTTAATACCTTTTCTGGATCTTTAGAACAAGTTGTTCCTCTTGTATATGGTATTAAACAATATGCACAAAATCTATTGCAACCATCTTGTATCTTTAAAAAGGCTCTAGTCTTATCTTGATATTCTTCTATGTTTAATTCTTCAAATTGTTTATTTTTAAGAACTTCTCCAACCATTAATTGTGGTTTTTGCTCATCGCGAGCTTTATTTACATAATAAACAACATCGCCTTTATTCCTAGTTCCAAGGACAACATCTACACCTTCTATTTTAGACACTTCTTCTGGTGATACTTGCGAATAACAACCAACAGCTGCAATTATAGCATTTTCATTTGTTCTTCTTGCTCTGCTTATTATTTGTCTTGATTTTTTATCACTCATGTTCGTTACTGAACATGTATTTATAACATAAACATCCGCAAAGTTTTCAAAATCTGTAACCTCATAGCCTTCTCTAATAAACTTCTCCGCCATGGCTTCTGTCTCATAATGATTTACTCTACATCCTAATGTGGAAAAGGCTACAAGATTTTTTCCTTCTGAATTTATCTTTGGCTCTTTCTTAGATAATTTTTTTAGTGTACCATTATCGTTATTTGATCTGACTATTTTTATTTGGTTTTCTCCCATTACAGTAGCGTCCCTCCTAAATCTCCAAGTTCATACTGAATTAAAGCAGTTGCTGTAAATCCAGCTGTTTCTGTACGTAATATCCTATTTCCAAGGGTTACAATATAAGAGCCCTGTTCTTTTAAAATATTAATTTCATCTTCTTCAAATCCACCCTCAGGTCCAATTAAAATCCCAACATCCTTTATATTATCTAAATTTATGTTTTCTTTCTTAAAATGATTTACAAGACTTTTAATACCAAAATCTTCTGCATTTTCATAAGGGATTATAACTAAATCCATTTCTTTTAGTTCTTTTAAAGCTTCATTAAAGTCAATAACTTCTTTAACACATGGAACAATACTTCTTTTAGATTGTTTTGATGCTTCTAATGCAATTCTATTTAATCTATCAAGCTTTTTGAATTCTCCCTTAAGCTTTACATCAACTCTAGCTGTAATTGTAGGAATAAATTCAAACACGCCAAGCTCAGTTCCCTTTTGTACTATCAAATCCATCTTTTGCCCTTTAGGTAACCCTTGAAAAAGATGTACTTTGACTTTACTTTCATTATTTATATCTAGCTTCTTAATTATGTTAACTATAACTTCATTTTTAGCTATATATTTTATTTCTCCTAAGTATTCGGTGCCTTCACAATTATTTAATACTACTTCTTCCCCTTCTGATAACCTTAAAACTTTGTAAATATGTTTTACATCATCTCCAAGTATCTTACCTTCCGTTTCAGTAATATTATAAGGCTCTGTAAAAAACTTATGCATACAAACTCCTAACCGATAGATTTTGCTACTATGCAGTTCCATTCTCCATCTTTATTGATTTCTATAACTTCAAAACCACATTCTTCAAATTTTTCTTTAACCATATCTACTCTATCATGAATTATCCCTGATGTGATGAATATTCCGCCATCATTTAAAGCCTTCTTAACATCAGCTGTTAATACGCAAATAATTTCTGCTATTATATTAGCAACTACTATATCAGCTTTTCCATCTACTACATCTAAAAGATTTCCTTCTAGCACTTCAATATTATTTAAATCATTATAGCTTATATTTTGATTAGATGAGTCAACTGCAACAGGATCTAAATCAACTCCTACTACATGCTTAGCGCCAAGTTTTGCAGCGGCTATTGAAAGTATTCCTGATCCACACCCAATATCAAACACTGTTGTATTAGGCTTTACATACTTATCTAAGGCTTTAATACACATTCTAGTAGTTTCATGAGTTCCAGTTCCAAATGCCATACCTGGGTCTAATTCTATGATTAATTCTTCAGCAGTCTTCTCATATTCTTCCCAAATTGGTTTAATGACAATTTTATCTGTTATTTTAACTGGTTTATAATATTGCTTCCAATTATTTGCCCAATCTTCTTCATGCATTTTTTTAACTTCTACGATGCCTTCACCAATATCAAATCCAAGTTCTTTAATTTCTATAAGTTTTTCTTTTACATATTCAACAATTTCTTCAACCTTATCATCTTGAGAAAAATAAGCTTTAATTACAGCTGCATTTCCTTTATGTTCTAAAATGTTTATATCTGCAAAATCCCAAGTTAATGGTCCTTGTTCTCTTAAAAGTAAATCATCTGGATCCTCAATTGCAATGTTCGGGCAATTTAATCCATAAAATATTCCTGTTATTGGCTCTAGAGCCTCACTTTTTGTTATTACACTAATTTCAATCCATATTCCATCCATGTTTATCATCCCTTCATTTTATAATACAATAATATTTTTGTTAACCATTAATCCCTCTAACCCGGATTTTTTAAGCAAATTCTAAAATTCTAAAATTCTAAAATTCTAAAATTCTAAAATTCTCGGCATTATAAATTATCTATATAAATTATTCAACTAGCTATTTCTTTTAATGTGCATTAATCGCAATTAAGAATTTAGTTTTTATTCCCAGCTTTGTAAACATCTTTTCATGTT is a window encoding:
- the mtaB gene encoding tRNA (N(6)-L-threonylcarbamoyladenosine(37)-C(2))-methylthiotransferase MtaB; translation: MGENQIKIVRSNNDNGTLKKLSKKEPKINSEGKNLVAFSTLGCRVNHYETEAMAEKFIREGYEVTDFENFADVYVINTCSVTNMSDKKSRQIISRARRTNENAIIAAVGCYSQVSPEEVSKIEGVDVVLGTRNKGDVVYYVNKARDEQKPQLMVGEVLKNKQFEELNIEEYQDKTRAFLKIQDGCNRFCAYCLIPYTRGTTCSKDPEKVLNEIKKLSEHGFKEIILSGIHTASYGVDLDGNITLITLLEEIEKMDGIERVRIGSIEPIFFTDEVIDKMKNMKKLCPQFHLSLQSGCDATLKRMNRRYTAKEYEDAVNKIRKNLNDASITTDVIVGFPGETDEEFNETYEYLKKIKLTKTHIFKFSPRKGTKAADMTHQLDGTVKDKRSKTLIELNAKNEGDFSESLVGRELDVLVEQEVPKKPGVFEGYTRNYVKVEIINGNEDMIGKIIPCSIKEANGDCVAGKII
- the prmA gene encoding 50S ribosomal protein L11 methyltransferase, with product MDGIWIEISVITKSEALEPITGIFYGLNCPNIAIEDPDDLLLREQGPLTWDFADINILEHKGNAAVIKAYFSQDDKVEEIVEYVKEKLIEIKELGFDIGEGIVEVKKMHEEDWANNWKQYYKPVKITDKIVIKPIWEEYEKTAEELIIELDPGMAFGTGTHETTRMCIKALDKYVKPNTTVFDIGCGSGILSIAAAKLGAKHVVGVDLDPVAVDSSNQNISYNDLNNIEVLEGNLLDVVDGKADIVVANIIAEIICVLTADVKKALNDGGIFITSGIIHDRVDMVKEKFEECGFEVIEINKDGEWNCIVAKSIG
- a CDS encoding RsmE family RNA methyltransferase — encoded protein: MHKFFTEPYNITETEGKILGDDVKHIYKVLRLSEGEEVVLNNCEGTEYLGEIKYIAKNEVIVNIIKKLDINNESKVKVHLFQGLPKGQKMDLIVQKGTELGVFEFIPTITARVDVKLKGEFKKLDRLNRIALEASKQSKRSIVPCVKEVIDFNEALKELKEMDLVIIPYENAEDFGIKSLVNHFKKENINLDNIKDVGILIGPEGGFEEDEINILKEQGSYIVTLGNRILRTETAGFTATALIQYELGDLGGTLL
- a CDS encoding histidine triad nucleotide-binding protein, which translates into the protein MRDCLFCKIAKGEIPSEKVYEDDKVYAFYDINPEAPTHFLVIPKEHIESANDLNDNNIDIVSHIFKVINKLVVELKIADAGYRIINNCGEDGGQTVKHLHFHVIGGRSLKWPPG
- the rpsU gene encoding 30S ribosomal protein S21 → MSEVKIGENETIESALRRFKKKCATAGIISEAKKREHYEKPSVKKKHKSEAARKRKIK
- a CDS encoding GatB/YqeY domain-containing protein, translated to MTAIKDRLQDDWKTALKAKDRFTTSVISTARAAILLVEKTDNRKLEEDEVISILAKEVKQRRESMLEFEKGNRQDLVDECEAEIKILLEYLPQQLGEEEIKQIVKESAEEVGANSIKDMGKVMSAVRPKVLGKADGKLVSQIVKEYLNK